The Polaribacter tangerinus genome has a segment encoding these proteins:
- a CDS encoding Glu/Leu/Phe/Val dehydrogenase dimerization domain-containing protein: MKELLKRYEEKQPEIVFHWKDQETDAEGWTVINSLRGGAAGGGTRMRKGLDMNEVLSLAKTMEVKFTVSGPAIGGAKSGINFDPNDPRKRQVLERWYKAVTPLLKHYYGTGGDLNVDADKDVIPITEDCGVWHPQEGIFNGHFKPSEADKINRIGQLRLGVIKVIENKHFSPDVSRKYTVADMLTGYGVAEAVKHYYDIYGGNIKGKRAIVQGFGNVGSAAAYYLTQLGAKVVGIIDREGGLINEVGFSMDEMRQLFLSKDGNKLVSKHMIPFDEINAKIWSLPAEIFIPAAASRLVSKEQVQQMIDTGLEVISPGANVPFADKEIFFGPIMEYTDNHLSLLPDFISNCGIARVFAYLMEAKVSLPMQDKAIFDDTSNIIKKALQKTFKKSASKTKICSTAFEIALNQLI; the protein is encoded by the coding sequence TATCAATTCTTTACGAGGTGGTGCTGCTGGAGGTGGTACAAGAATGCGTAAAGGATTAGATATGAATGAGGTACTTTCTTTAGCAAAAACAATGGAGGTAAAGTTTACTGTTTCAGGACCCGCAATTGGTGGTGCTAAATCTGGTATTAATTTCGACCCTAATGATCCTAGAAAAAGGCAAGTTTTAGAACGTTGGTACAAAGCAGTAACTCCATTATTAAAACACTACTATGGTACCGGAGGAGATTTAAATGTAGATGCAGATAAAGATGTAATTCCAATTACAGAAGATTGTGGTGTTTGGCACCCGCAAGAGGGTATTTTTAATGGACATTTTAAGCCTTCAGAAGCTGATAAAATTAACAGAATTGGGCAGTTACGTTTAGGGGTTATCAAAGTAATAGAAAATAAGCATTTCTCTCCTGATGTATCTAGAAAGTATACGGTGGCAGATATGCTAACAGGTTACGGTGTTGCAGAGGCAGTAAAGCACTATTATGATATTTATGGAGGAAACATAAAAGGAAAAAGAGCTATTGTACAAGGTTTTGGAAATGTTGGTTCTGCAGCTGCTTACTATCTCACTCAGTTAGGTGCAAAGGTTGTCGGAATTATTGATAGAGAAGGAGGCCTAATTAACGAAGTTGGTTTTTCTATGGATGAAATGAGACAATTATTTTTATCTAAAGATGGTAATAAATTGGTTTCTAAGCATATGATTCCGTTTGACGAAATTAATGCTAAAATATGGAGCCTACCTGCAGAAATATTCATACCTGCAGCTGCTTCTAGGTTGGTGTCTAAAGAGCAAGTTCAGCAAATGATAGATACCGGATTAGAGGTAATTTCTCCTGGTGCTAATGTACCTTTTGCAGACAAAGAAATTTTCTTTGGGCCAATTATGGAGTATACAGATAATCATTTAAGTCTATTGCCAGACTTTATCTCAAATTGTGGGATAGCAAGAGTTTTTGCTTATTTAATGGAAGCAAAAGTATCATTGCCTATGCAAGATAAAGCTATTTTTGATGATACCTCAAATATCATTAAAAAAGCCTTGCAAAAAACATTTAAAAAGAGTGCATCAAAAACAAAAATATGTTCAACAGCGTTTGAAATAGCGCTCAATCAATTGATTTAA